The Nocardioides pantholopis genome window below encodes:
- a CDS encoding DUF3046 domain-containing protein — protein sequence MRHTEFWSRMEQALGAGYARSWADQFVMSDLGGRTASEALDAGVPPKQVWASVWRALELPARER from the coding sequence GTGAGGCACACGGAGTTCTGGAGCCGGATGGAGCAGGCGCTGGGCGCCGGCTACGCCCGCAGCTGGGCCGACCAGTTCGTGATGAGCGACCTCGGCGGCCGGACCGCCAGCGAGGCGCTGGACGCCGGGGTGCCGCCCAAGCAGGTCTGGGCATCGGTCTGGCGGGCCCTGGAGCTGCCGGCCCGCGAGCGCTGA
- a CDS encoding DinB family protein yields MTTDTGRPTAPPAIAPDTKDWTWVLERPCPECGYRAVAVDRGRIGAALRADADGWLPVLARPDAGRRPAATTWSPLEYACHVRDAHVLFGERVVRMLTEDDPHFDNWDQDEAALRGGYARQDPAVVGRQLVEAAAAVAVLYDAVPEESWQRPGRRSNGSRFTIETLARYHLHDAVHHTHDVG; encoded by the coding sequence GTGACGACAGACACCGGGCGGCCGACCGCCCCGCCCGCCATCGCGCCCGACACCAAGGACTGGACCTGGGTGTTGGAGCGCCCGTGCCCCGAGTGCGGATACCGCGCCGTGGCGGTGGACCGCGGCCGGATCGGGGCAGCGCTGCGGGCGGACGCCGACGGCTGGCTCCCGGTGCTCGCCCGTCCGGACGCCGGCCGGCGCCCCGCGGCGACGACCTGGTCGCCCCTCGAGTACGCCTGCCATGTGCGCGATGCCCATGTGCTCTTCGGCGAGCGGGTCGTGCGGATGCTCACCGAGGACGACCCGCACTTCGATAACTGGGACCAGGACGAGGCGGCGCTGCGTGGCGGCTACGCCCGGCAGGACCCGGCGGTCGTGGGCCGCCAGCTGGTCGAGGCGGCAGCTGCGGTCGCGGTGCTGTACGACGCCGTGCCCGAGGAGTCGTGGCAGCGCCCGGGCCGGCGCAGCAACGGCAGCCGGTTCACGATCGAGACCCTCGCCCGCTACCACCTCCACGACGCCGTCCACCACACCCACGACGTCGGCTGA
- a CDS encoding GNAT family N-acetyltransferase, which produces MTPPPGPAGAPGVRAARVEDLAAVQAIYAEQVRTSTSTFDVLPPSLEDWAGKLAATLRPHHFLVAIDDDGVQGYAYSSAYRPRPAYAATRETSIHLAPRARGRGLGRLLYDELLARLRADGAHVVLAVVALPNPASRALHLACGFASAGVLREVGHKLDTWVDTEFFQLLLD; this is translated from the coding sequence ATGACTCCACCTCCGGGACCGGCGGGCGCACCGGGCGTGCGCGCCGCGAGGGTCGAGGACCTGGCGGCGGTGCAGGCGATCTACGCCGAGCAGGTGCGGACCTCGACGTCCACCTTCGACGTGCTGCCGCCCTCGCTGGAGGACTGGGCGGGGAAGCTGGCCGCCACGCTCCGGCCGCACCACTTCCTGGTCGCGATCGACGACGACGGCGTGCAGGGCTACGCCTACTCCTCGGCGTACCGGCCCCGGCCGGCCTACGCCGCCACCCGCGAGACCTCGATCCACCTGGCGCCGCGGGCCCGCGGCCGCGGCCTGGGCCGGCTGCTGTACGACGAGCTGCTGGCCCGGCTGCGGGCCGACGGGGCGCACGTGGTCCTCGCGGTCGTCGCCCTGCCGAACCCGGCCAGCCGGGCGCTGCACCTGGCGTGCGGGTTCGCCTCCGCCGGGGTGCTGCGCGAGGTGGGGCACAAGCTCGACACCTGGGTCGACACCGAGTTCTTCCAGCTCCTGCTGGATTGA
- a CDS encoding ABC transporter permease: MSAVDAPGRAEPLGPLAAMRMLMLRNYLSYRAAWKLYLTGFLEPFFYLLSIGIGVGQLIETFEFNGQAIPYAEFVAPGMLAASAMNGALLDSTFNVFFKMKYEKLYDQILATPMTTGDVARGEIAWGQLRGGSYSAAFLVVMVAMGLVHSWWALLALPATLLIGFAFSAVCMAVTTWMKSWQDFEKVTLVQLPLFLFSATFFPITALDGWARGIVEVTPLYRGVVLCRELTTGSLTWASAISVVYLVLMGIAGLLVVRRRLGTLLLT; this comes from the coding sequence GTGAGCGCCGTCGACGCGCCCGGCCGCGCCGAGCCGCTGGGCCCGCTCGCGGCCATGCGGATGCTGATGCTGCGCAACTACCTCAGCTACCGCGCCGCGTGGAAGCTCTACCTGACCGGCTTCCTGGAGCCGTTCTTCTACCTGCTCTCGATCGGCATCGGCGTCGGCCAGCTGATCGAGACCTTCGAGTTCAACGGCCAGGCGATCCCGTACGCCGAGTTCGTCGCCCCCGGCATGCTCGCCGCGTCCGCGATGAACGGCGCCCTGCTCGACAGCACGTTCAACGTGTTCTTCAAGATGAAGTACGAGAAGCTCTACGACCAGATCCTGGCCACGCCGATGACCACCGGTGACGTCGCGCGCGGCGAGATCGCCTGGGGCCAGCTGCGCGGCGGCAGCTACTCGGCCGCGTTCCTGGTCGTGATGGTGGCGATGGGCCTGGTGCACTCGTGGTGGGCGCTGCTCGCGCTGCCCGCGACGCTGCTGATCGGGTTCGCCTTCAGCGCGGTGTGCATGGCGGTGACGACGTGGATGAAGTCCTGGCAGGACTTCGAGAAGGTCACGCTCGTGCAGCTGCCGCTGTTCCTGTTCTCGGCGACGTTCTTCCCGATCACCGCGCTGGACGGCTGGGCGCGGGGGATCGTCGAGGTGACCCCGCTCTACCGCGGCGTCGTGCTGTGCCGGGAGCTCACCACGGGCTCGCTGACCTGGGCCTCGGCGATCTCGGTGGTCTACCTCGTGCTGATGGGCATCGCCGGGCTGCTCGTCGTACGGCGCCGGCTCGGCACGCTGCTGCTCACCTGA
- a CDS encoding ABC transporter permease, which translates to MTAALPLREGVGRQVDYWLTVARRTWRGSVVSSFLSPLLYVVAMGVVLGGFIDGDPDQLEGAPSYLAFVVPGLIASHAMQTAVGETTHPVMSMIKWQRVYDSMLATPLQVPHVVAAHLGFVLFRLVATCAVFTLVLAPFGVFETWWGAVLALLAQVLVGFCFATLVYGVSARLRNEEGFGVIFRLGVFPLFLFSGAFFPVTNLGEVGAWVARLTPLWHGVNLSRMFALDHITWWVAGVNVLVLVVLTVLGWFWSVSGLAKRMAS; encoded by the coding sequence ATGACGGCCGCACTCCCGCTGCGCGAGGGCGTCGGACGCCAGGTGGACTACTGGCTCACGGTCGCCCGCCGGACCTGGCGGGGCTCGGTCGTCTCCTCGTTCCTCTCCCCGCTGCTCTATGTGGTCGCGATGGGCGTCGTGCTCGGCGGGTTCATCGACGGCGACCCCGACCAGCTCGAGGGCGCCCCGTCGTACCTCGCGTTCGTGGTCCCGGGCCTGATCGCCTCCCACGCGATGCAGACGGCGGTGGGGGAGACCACCCACCCGGTGATGAGCATGATCAAGTGGCAGCGGGTCTACGACTCGATGCTCGCCACGCCGCTGCAGGTGCCGCACGTGGTCGCCGCCCACCTCGGCTTCGTGCTGTTCCGGCTGGTCGCGACCTGCGCGGTCTTCACGCTGGTGCTGGCGCCGTTCGGGGTCTTCGAGACCTGGTGGGGCGCGGTCCTGGCGCTGCTCGCGCAGGTGCTGGTCGGCTTCTGCTTCGCGACCCTCGTGTACGGCGTGAGCGCGCGGCTGCGCAACGAGGAGGGCTTCGGGGTGATCTTCCGGCTCGGGGTGTTCCCGCTGTTCCTCTTCTCCGGCGCGTTCTTCCCGGTCACGAACCTCGGCGAGGTCGGCGCCTGGGTGGCCCGGCTGACCCCGCTGTGGCACGGCGTGAACCTGTCCCGGATGTTCGCGCTGGACCACATCACCTGGTGGGTGGCGGGCGTCAACGTCCTGGTGCTGGTGGTGCTCACGGTCCTCGGCTGGTTCTGGTCGGTCTCCGGCCTGGCGAAGCGGATGGCGTCGTGA
- a CDS encoding ABC transporter ATP-binding protein, producing the protein MADGDSMISARGLRKSFGGFEAVRGIDVDVRRGEAFGFLGPNGAGKSSTMRMVAAVSPVSGGELRILGMDPATHGPQIRARLGVCPQEDTLDGELNVRENLYIYGRYFGIPKAEVRERVDELLEFVQLTERAGAKVEDLSGGMKRRLTIARSLVNRPDLLLLDEPTTGLDPQARHVLWDRLFRLKQAGVTLVITTHYMDEAEQLCDRLVVMDKGVIVAEGSPLTLIREHSTREVAELRFGVAAEGESHDALADKVADLGDRVEVLPDRLLVYSDDGEEVLAKVHERGLEPVATLVRRSSLEDVFLRLTGRTLVD; encoded by the coding sequence GTGGCAGACGGTGACTCGATGATCTCGGCGCGGGGCCTGCGCAAGAGCTTCGGCGGCTTCGAGGCGGTGCGCGGCATCGACGTCGACGTCCGCCGGGGCGAGGCGTTTGGGTTCCTCGGGCCGAACGGCGCCGGCAAGTCCTCCACGATGCGGATGGTGGCGGCGGTCTCGCCGGTGAGCGGCGGCGAGCTGCGCATCCTCGGCATGGACCCGGCCACCCACGGCCCGCAGATCCGGGCCCGGCTCGGGGTCTGCCCCCAGGAGGACACGCTCGACGGCGAGCTCAACGTCCGCGAGAACCTCTACATCTACGGCCGCTACTTCGGGATCCCCAAGGCGGAGGTCCGCGAGCGCGTCGACGAGCTGCTGGAGTTCGTGCAGCTGACCGAGAGGGCCGGCGCCAAGGTCGAGGACCTCTCCGGCGGGATGAAGCGGCGCCTCACCATCGCCCGCTCGCTGGTCAACCGCCCCGACCTGCTGCTCCTCGACGAGCCCACGACCGGCCTGGACCCGCAGGCCCGCCACGTCCTGTGGGACCGGCTCTTCCGGCTCAAGCAGGCCGGGGTGACGCTGGTGATCACCACGCACTACATGGACGAGGCCGAGCAGCTGTGCGACCGGCTGGTCGTCATGGACAAGGGCGTCATCGTCGCCGAGGGCTCCCCGCTGACCCTGATCCGCGAGCACTCCACCCGCGAGGTCGCCGAGCTCCGCTTCGGCGTCGCGGCCGAGGGGGAGTCCCACGACGCGCTGGCCGACAAGGTCGCCGACCTCGGCGACCGGGTCGAGGTGCTGCCCGACCGGCTGCTGGTCTACAGCGACGACGGCGAGGAGGTGCTCGCCAAGGTCCACGAGCGCGGCCTGGAGCCGGTCGCCACGCTGGTGCGGCGCTCCTCGCTGGAGGACGTCTTCCTGCGGCTCACCGGCCGCACCCTGGTCGACTGA
- a CDS encoding EamA family transporter: MPDVTTAALLVTLAAAVVHALWNQLLAGSRDPAASSAVGLLVGAVVVAPLALVDLRWEAAAWPWVAGSVACSVGYFVGLAAAYRRAPMGVIYPVARGSAPVLVLLGGWLALDQDVGWYAAAGVLVVVAGILLVRGIGPGVRPAQLLLALGVGTCIAGYTLLDAVALGHASPIALLVVVHGVSAVARTAALARTSGGRRALAGTLRGRDAWRTVATGLGIYLAYGLVLVALTMAPAGPVSAVRETSVAVAVLLLAATGQERVTRVRLAGAVLVAAGVALVVA, encoded by the coding sequence ATGCCCGATGTGACGACCGCGGCGCTGCTGGTGACCCTGGCCGCGGCCGTGGTCCACGCGCTGTGGAACCAGCTGCTCGCCGGGTCCCGCGACCCCGCCGCCAGCTCGGCCGTCGGCCTGCTCGTCGGGGCGGTCGTCGTCGCGCCGCTCGCGCTGGTGGACCTGCGCTGGGAGGCGGCCGCCTGGCCCTGGGTCGCGGGCTCGGTCGCCTGCTCGGTCGGCTACTTCGTCGGCCTCGCCGCGGCGTACCGGCGCGCACCGATGGGCGTGATCTACCCGGTCGCACGCGGCAGCGCCCCGGTGCTGGTGCTCCTCGGCGGGTGGCTCGCCCTCGACCAGGACGTCGGGTGGTACGCCGCGGCGGGGGTGCTGGTGGTCGTGGCCGGCATCCTGCTGGTCCGCGGGATCGGGCCCGGGGTCCGGCCCGCCCAGCTGCTGCTCGCGCTCGGCGTCGGGACCTGCATCGCCGGCTACACGCTGCTGGACGCCGTGGCCCTGGGGCACGCCTCGCCGATCGCGCTGCTGGTGGTCGTCCACGGGGTGTCCGCCGTCGCCCGGACCGCTGCCCTGGCGAGGACGTCCGGGGGTCGGCGGGCGCTGGCGGGAACCCTCCGGGGCCGCGACGCCTGGCGGACGGTGGCCACGGGGCTGGGGATCTACCTCGCCTACGGCCTGGTGCTGGTGGCATTGACGATGGCCCCGGCAGGACCGGTCTCGGCGGTGCGCGAGACCAGCGTCGCGGTGGCGGTGCTGCTGCTCGCCGCCACCGGTCAGGAGCGGGTCACCCGGGTCCGGCTGGCCGGCGCGGTCCTGGTCGCCGCGGGCGTCGCGCTGGTCGTGGCCTGA
- a CDS encoding ATP-dependent helicase, giving the protein MADVLSRFSEPTRAWFGAAFAAPTPAQAGAWEAIGAGRHALVVAPTGSGKTLSAFLWSLDRLLTTPRPEDRARRCRVLYISPLKALAVDVERNLRAPLTGIRHTAERLGTTVPELSVGVRSGDTPAAERRRLVTAPPDIMITTPESLFLMLTSQARESLRGVETVILDEVHAVAGTKRGAHLAISLERLDALLERPAQRIGLSATVRPLEEVARFLGGAAPVEIVAPPAAKQWDLKVVVPVEDMTAPDAYRDGGEDGADPARAQSIWPHVEERVVDLIEAHRSTIVFANSRRLAERLTARLNEIATERATGEPTPDGAPPAQVMAQSGSGGGATQVIAKAHHGSVSKEQRALIEDDLKRGRLPAVVATSSLELGIDMGAVDLVVQIESPPSVASALQRVGRAGHQVGEISRGVLFPKHRGDLAQTAVAVERMTTGAIEALRVPANPLDVLAQQVVATTALEAWDVEELFALVRRSAPFTALPRSAYDATLDLLAGRYPSDEFAELRPRIVWDRVAGTITGRPGAQRLAVTSGGTIPDRGLFGVFLVGGEGPGRRVGELDEEMVYESRVGDVFALGATSWRIEDITHDRVLVTPAPGIPGRLPFWKGDSPGRPAELGAAVGAFTRELGALPPAAARKRAQADGLDEWAAGNLVAYLHEQLEATNVLPSDRTLLVERFRDELGDWRLVVHSPYGTPVHAPWALAINARLRERYGVDGQAVASDDGIVIRIPDTDAEPPGGDLVVFDPEEIDQLVTAEVGGSALFAARFRECAARALLLPRRDPGRRSPLWQQRQRAAALLEVAVRYPSFPIVLEAVRECLQDVYDLPALVALMGGVERREIQVVDVATQAPSPYARSLLFGYVAQFMYEGDSPIAERRAAALSLDQGLLAELLGRAELRELLDPDVLAEVEAQLQRLAPDRRARDAEGVVDLLRLLGPQSTEEVRDRSTDGADVDDWLAALAEARRVVAVRVAGQERWAVVEDVGRLRDGLGVPVPPGTPEAFAEPVEDPLADLVARYARTHGPFTTEQVAERLGLGGAVVRHTLQRLAGQGRVVDGEFRPSGAGPEWCDAEVLRRLRRRSLARLRQEVEPVEPEALGRFLPAWQHVTAAGSGRGGPRGIDGVLLVLDQLAGCPVPASALEPLVLASRVIDYEPSFLDELTAAGEVLWAGHGALPGADGWVSLHLADQAPLTLPDPQTGADHPVTELQQAVLDALAPGGAWFFRQLAQTVGAADDAALSAALWDLVWAGRISNDTLTPLRALTRSGTPSHRSRRPPPRLRMTSTTRGRMPVRTGPPETAGRWALLPEIDPDPTRRAHAAAEHLLDRHGVVIRGAVVSERLPGGFAAAYKVLSAFEESGRCRRGYFVDGLGAAQFGTAGAVDRLRTYAGSAREVHAEKPVVAALAATDPANPYGAALAWPEAAGSGHRPGRKAGALVVLVDGRLVLYVERGGRTLLTWSEDPDLLGPAAQALADAARRGSLGRLTVERADGEQLLGATTPLRTALQDAGFVSTPKGLRLDSRAGRGPGA; this is encoded by the coding sequence GTGGCCGACGTCCTCTCCCGGTTCAGCGAGCCGACCCGCGCGTGGTTCGGCGCGGCGTTCGCGGCCCCGACCCCGGCCCAGGCCGGCGCCTGGGAGGCGATCGGCGCCGGTCGGCACGCGCTGGTCGTCGCCCCGACCGGCTCCGGCAAGACCCTCTCCGCGTTCCTGTGGTCGCTGGACCGGCTGCTGACCACGCCCCGGCCCGAGGACCGGGCTCGGCGCTGCCGGGTCCTCTACATCTCCCCGCTCAAGGCGCTCGCCGTCGACGTCGAGCGCAACCTCCGCGCGCCGCTGACCGGCATCCGGCACACCGCCGAGCGGCTCGGGACCACAGTCCCCGAGCTGAGCGTCGGGGTGCGCTCCGGCGACACGCCCGCGGCCGAGCGGCGCCGGCTGGTCACGGCGCCGCCGGACATCATGATCACGACCCCGGAGTCGCTGTTCCTGATGCTCACCTCCCAGGCCCGCGAGTCGCTGCGCGGGGTGGAGACCGTGATCCTCGACGAGGTGCACGCAGTGGCCGGCACCAAGCGCGGCGCCCACCTCGCGATCAGCCTGGAGCGGCTCGACGCGCTGCTGGAGCGGCCGGCCCAGCGGATCGGGCTCTCCGCCACGGTCCGCCCGCTGGAGGAGGTCGCGCGCTTCCTCGGCGGCGCGGCGCCGGTCGAGATCGTCGCGCCTCCCGCGGCCAAGCAGTGGGACCTCAAGGTCGTGGTGCCGGTCGAGGACATGACCGCGCCGGACGCCTACCGCGATGGAGGCGAGGACGGGGCGGACCCGGCCCGGGCCCAGTCGATCTGGCCGCACGTCGAGGAGCGCGTCGTCGACCTCATCGAGGCGCACCGCTCCACGATCGTCTTCGCCAACTCCCGGCGCCTGGCCGAGCGGCTCACCGCCCGGCTCAACGAGATCGCCACCGAGCGCGCCACCGGAGAGCCGACCCCGGACGGGGCCCCGCCGGCCCAGGTGATGGCCCAGTCGGGGTCCGGCGGCGGCGCCACCCAGGTGATCGCCAAGGCCCACCACGGCTCGGTCTCCAAGGAGCAGCGCGCGCTCATCGAGGACGACCTCAAGCGCGGCCGGCTGCCGGCGGTGGTCGCCACCAGCAGCCTCGAGCTCGGCATCGACATGGGTGCCGTCGACCTCGTCGTCCAGATCGAGTCGCCCCCGTCGGTGGCCAGCGCGCTACAGCGGGTCGGCCGCGCCGGCCACCAGGTCGGGGAGATCTCCCGCGGGGTGCTCTTCCCCAAGCACCGCGGCGACCTGGCCCAGACCGCCGTCGCGGTGGAGCGGATGACCACCGGCGCCATCGAGGCGCTGCGGGTCCCGGCGAACCCGCTCGACGTGCTGGCCCAGCAGGTGGTCGCGACCACGGCGCTGGAGGCGTGGGACGTCGAGGAGCTCTTCGCACTGGTGCGCCGCAGCGCGCCGTTCACTGCGCTGCCGCGCTCGGCGTACGACGCCACGCTCGACCTGCTGGCCGGTCGCTATCCCTCCGACGAGTTCGCCGAGCTGCGTCCCCGGATCGTCTGGGACCGCGTCGCCGGCACCATCACCGGGCGCCCCGGCGCCCAGCGGCTCGCGGTCACCAGCGGCGGCACCATCCCCGACCGGGGCCTGTTCGGGGTCTTCCTGGTCGGCGGCGAGGGCCCCGGCCGCCGGGTCGGCGAGCTCGACGAGGAGATGGTCTACGAGTCCCGCGTCGGCGACGTCTTCGCCCTCGGCGCCACCAGCTGGCGCATCGAGGACATCACCCACGACCGGGTCCTGGTCACCCCGGCGCCGGGGATCCCCGGGAGGCTGCCCTTCTGGAAGGGCGACTCGCCGGGCCGGCCCGCGGAGCTCGGCGCGGCGGTCGGGGCGTTCACCCGGGAGCTGGGCGCGCTGCCGCCGGCCGCGGCCCGCAAGCGCGCCCAGGCCGACGGCCTCGACGAGTGGGCCGCCGGCAACCTCGTCGCCTACCTCCACGAGCAGCTCGAGGCCACCAACGTGCTGCCCAGCGACCGCACCCTGCTGGTCGAGCGGTTCCGCGACGAGCTCGGCGACTGGCGCCTGGTCGTGCACTCCCCCTACGGCACCCCGGTGCACGCGCCCTGGGCGCTGGCCATCAACGCCCGGCTGCGCGAGCGGTACGGCGTCGACGGCCAGGCCGTCGCCTCCGACGACGGGATCGTGATCCGGATCCCCGACACCGACGCCGAGCCGCCGGGCGGCGACCTGGTGGTCTTCGACCCCGAGGAGATCGACCAGCTGGTGACCGCCGAGGTCGGCGGGTCCGCGCTCTTCGCGGCCCGGTTCCGGGAGTGCGCGGCCCGGGCCCTGCTGCTGCCCCGGCGCGACCCGGGCCGCCGCTCCCCACTCTGGCAGCAGCGCCAGCGCGCGGCGGCGCTGCTCGAGGTCGCCGTGCGCTACCCGTCGTTCCCGATCGTCCTGGAGGCGGTGCGCGAGTGCCTCCAGGACGTCTACGACCTGCCGGCCCTGGTCGCGCTGATGGGCGGCGTGGAGCGCCGCGAGATCCAGGTCGTCGACGTCGCGACCCAGGCGCCCTCGCCGTACGCGCGCAGCCTGCTGTTCGGCTACGTCGCCCAGTTCATGTACGAGGGCGACTCCCCCATCGCCGAGCGCCGGGCGGCGGCCCTCTCCCTGGACCAGGGGCTGCTCGCCGAGCTGCTGGGCCGCGCCGAGCTGCGCGAGCTGCTCGACCCCGACGTGCTGGCCGAGGTCGAGGCCCAGCTCCAGCGGCTGGCGCCGGACCGCCGGGCCCGTGACGCCGAGGGCGTGGTCGACCTGCTGCGGCTGCTCGGGCCGCAGTCGACCGAGGAGGTCCGCGACCGGTCCACCGACGGCGCGGACGTCGACGACTGGCTGGCGGCGCTGGCCGAGGCGCGCCGGGTTGTCGCGGTCCGGGTCGCCGGCCAGGAGCGCTGGGCGGTGGTCGAGGACGTCGGCCGGCTCCGCGACGGCCTCGGCGTCCCGGTCCCGCCCGGGACCCCCGAGGCCTTCGCCGAGCCGGTGGAGGACCCACTGGCCGACCTGGTGGCGCGCTACGCGCGCACCCACGGGCCGTTCACGACCGAGCAGGTCGCCGAGCGGCTCGGCCTGGGCGGCGCGGTGGTCCGCCACACCCTGCAGCGCCTCGCCGGGCAGGGCCGGGTCGTCGACGGCGAGTTCCGGCCGTCCGGCGCGGGACCGGAGTGGTGTGACGCCGAGGTGCTGCGCCGGCTGCGCCGCCGCTCGCTCGCGCGGCTGCGCCAGGAGGTGGAGCCGGTCGAGCCCGAGGCGCTGGGCCGGTTCCTGCCCGCGTGGCAGCACGTCACCGCCGCCGGCTCCGGTCGCGGCGGCCCGCGCGGCATCGACGGGGTGCTGCTGGTGCTCGACCAGCTGGCCGGCTGTCCGGTGCCGGCCAGCGCCCTGGAGCCGCTGGTGCTGGCCTCCCGGGTGATCGACTACGAGCCGTCCTTCCTCGACGAGCTGACCGCCGCCGGCGAGGTCCTCTGGGCCGGCCACGGTGCCTTGCCCGGGGCCGACGGCTGGGTCTCCCTGCACCTCGCCGACCAGGCTCCGCTCACGCTGCCGGACCCGCAGACCGGGGCCGACCACCCGGTCACCGAGCTCCAGCAGGCAGTCCTCGACGCGCTGGCGCCGGGAGGGGCGTGGTTCTTCCGCCAGCTGGCGCAGACGGTGGGCGCCGCCGACGACGCCGCGCTCTCCGCCGCCCTGTGGGACCTGGTCTGGGCGGGCCGGATCAGCAACGACACGCTCACCCCGCTGCGGGCGCTGACCCGCTCCGGCACCCCCAGCCACCGGTCCCGCCGGCCGCCGCCCCGGCTGCGGATGACCTCGACCACCCGCGGCCGGATGCCGGTGCGCACCGGCCCGCCCGAGACCGCCGGCCGCTGGGCGCTGCTGCCCGAGATCGACCCCGACCCGACCCGGCGCGCCCACGCCGCGGCCGAGCACCTCCTGGACCGCCACGGCGTGGTGATCCGCGGCGCGGTGGTCAGCGAGCGGCTGCCGGGCGGGTTCGCCGCGGCGTACAAGGTGCTCTCGGCGTTCGAGGAGTCCGGCCGGTGCCGCCGCGGCTACTTCGTCGACGGCCTCGGCGCCGCCCAGTTCGGCACGGCCGGGGCCGTGGACCGGCTGCGCACGTACGCCGGGTCCGCGCGCGAGGTTCATGCCGAGAAGCCGGTCGTGGCGGCGCTCGCGGCCACCGACCCCGCGAACCCCTACGGCGCGGCGCTGGCCTGGCCGGAGGCGGCGGGCAGCGGGCACCGCCCCGGCCGCAAGGCCGGCGCGCTGGTCGTGCTGGTCGACGGCCGCCTGGTCCTCTACGTCGAGCGCGGTGGCCGGACCCTCCTCACCTGGTCCGAGGACCCGGACCTGCTCGGCCCGGCGGCCCAGGCGCTGGCCGACGCCGCGCGGCGCGGCTCGCTGGGCCGGCTGACTGTGGAGCGGGCCGACGGCGAGCAGCTCCTCGGCGCGACCACCCCGCTGCGCACCGCGCTCCAGGACGCGGGGTTCGTCTCGACCCCGAAGGGGCTGCGGCTGGACTCCCGCGCCGGACGGGGCCCCGGTGCCTGA
- a CDS encoding DNA-formamidopyrimidine glycosylase family protein — protein MPEGDTVHRAAGLLDRSLTGHVLTATDFRVPQLATSDLTGGTVTTTVARGKHLLTRISHEGAELTLHTHLKMEGAWRVLRPGQPWRRPAHQARVVLRTASSVAVGFSLGVVELLPTAQEGTVVGHLGPDLLGPDWDEEEALRRLRADPGRPITEALLDQRNLAGIGNMYAAELCFLAGVHPRTPVGEIAALPRLVRRSQQVLALNAERGTQSTTGSLRTGDRMWVYRRDRSPCRRCGTPVAVDMAGPAGRERATYWCPHCQPA, from the coding sequence GTGCCTGAGGGCGACACCGTGCACCGGGCCGCGGGGCTGCTGGACCGGTCCCTGACCGGCCACGTGCTCACCGCCACCGACTTCCGGGTCCCCCAGCTGGCGACGAGCGACCTCACCGGGGGCACCGTGACCACGACGGTCGCGCGCGGCAAGCACCTGCTCACCCGGATCTCCCACGAGGGCGCGGAGCTGACCCTGCACACCCACCTGAAGATGGAGGGCGCTTGGCGGGTGCTGCGGCCCGGCCAGCCCTGGCGGCGGCCGGCCCACCAGGCCCGGGTGGTGCTGCGCACCGCGTCGAGCGTGGCCGTGGGCTTCTCGCTGGGCGTCGTCGAGCTGTTGCCGACGGCCCAGGAGGGCACGGTGGTCGGCCACCTCGGCCCGGACCTGCTCGGTCCGGACTGGGACGAGGAGGAGGCGCTGCGCCGGCTCCGCGCGGACCCCGGCCGGCCGATCACCGAGGCGCTGCTGGACCAGCGCAACCTGGCCGGGATCGGCAACATGTACGCCGCGGAGCTGTGCTTCCTCGCCGGCGTGCACCCCCGGACGCCGGTCGGCGAGATCGCCGCCCTGCCCCGGCTGGTGCGCCGCTCACAGCAGGTGCTGGCCCTCAACGCCGAGCGTGGCACCCAGTCGACCACCGGCAGCCTGCGCACCGGGGACCGGATGTGGGTCTATCGCCGGGACCGGTCGCCGTGCCGGCGGTGCGGCACGCCGGTCGCGGTGGACATGGCCGGACCCGCCGGGCGGGAGCGGGCGACGTACTGGTGCCCGCACTGCCAGCCGGCGTAG
- a CDS encoding helix-turn-helix domain-containing protein, translated as MVLFRRLLGDVLREQRMQRGMTLREVSAEARVSLGYISEIERGQKEASSELLASLCTALELPLSAVLREVSHAVAIEESILEQASLAATPIAVGRPAGDVVASAA; from the coding sequence ATGGTGCTGTTCCGTCGGCTCCTCGGCGACGTGCTGCGTGAGCAGCGGATGCAGCGCGGCATGACGCTGCGCGAGGTCTCCGCGGAGGCCCGGGTCAGCCTCGGCTACATCTCCGAGATCGAGCGCGGTCAGAAGGAAGCCTCCTCCGAGCTGCTCGCCTCCCTGTGCACGGCCCTCGAGCTGCCGCTCTCCGCGGTGCTGCGCGAGGTCTCCCACGCGGTCGCCATCGAGGAGAGCATCCTCGAGCAGGCGAGCCTCGCGGCCACCCCGATCGCGGTCGGTCGGCCCGCCGGCGACGTGGTCGCCTCCGCCGCCTGA